From the genome of Segatella hominis, one region includes:
- a CDS encoding alpha-galactosidase, producing the protein MKKVFMIIAAVCMTSVMAFAQKTIRVSTDKTDLVMQVSPKGRLYQVYLGDKLKNPADYQNLKWDVYAASDGAVCQRGHEVYATSGAEDFFEPAVAVTHADGNMTTYLYYKSFEEKAINGGTETIITLQDKVYPLTVKLHYAAYPKENVIKAWSEISHKEKAPVTLWRYSSTMLYFKANKYFVTNYHSDWAKEGQPETCQLTAGKKIVDTKLGTRAAMQEEPFFELGFDEPAKEKEGKVMLGTIGWPGNFRFTFEVDNVGALRVIPAINPYASDYKLKAGETFTTPEFIFAMSDNGMGEASRNLHNWARQYQVNMGMEDRLTLLNNWENTGFDFNQQSLAELMKDAKDLGVDMFLLDDGWFANKYPRKDDHAGLGDWEATKSKLPEGIPGLVRDAKKAGVKFGIWIEPEMVNPKSELFEKHPDWVIMQPKRDTYYYRNQLVLDISNPKVQDYVFGIVDRIMTENPDVAYFKWDCNSVITNIYSPYHKENQGNFYIDHVRGIYKVLTRIHNKYPKLPMMLCSGGGGRMDYEMLKYFTEFWCSDDTDPFERIYIQWSLSKFFPAKTMGSHVTNWNKNTSVKFRTDVCSSCKLGFDIDLKSLSKDDYKFVQNAVKNYDSMKPMILEGDQYRLVSPYEGNHCAINYVSKDKQRAVLFAYDLHPRYKEPVMNVKMQGLDADKVYTVKETNLMPGKESDLECNGKQYSGDYLMKVGLNVFSQTDGTSHVLVLE; encoded by the coding sequence ATGAAAAAGGTATTTATGATTATTGCAGCTGTGTGCATGACTTCAGTGATGGCATTCGCGCAAAAGACCATCAGAGTATCGACCGACAAGACCGATCTCGTGATGCAAGTTTCTCCTAAAGGTCGTCTCTATCAAGTGTATTTAGGCGACAAGTTGAAGAATCCCGCAGACTATCAGAACCTGAAGTGGGATGTATATGCAGCCTCTGATGGTGCCGTCTGTCAACGAGGTCATGAGGTTTATGCAACTTCTGGTGCTGAAGATTTCTTCGAGCCGGCAGTGGCAGTGACTCATGCCGATGGCAACATGACCACCTATTTATATTATAAGTCATTCGAGGAGAAAGCTATCAATGGGGGTACTGAAACCATCATCACCCTTCAGGACAAAGTATATCCGCTGACCGTGAAGCTCCACTATGCAGCTTATCCTAAGGAGAACGTCATCAAGGCTTGGAGCGAAATCTCTCACAAAGAGAAAGCCCCTGTCACCCTCTGGAGATACAGTTCTACCATGCTCTACTTCAAGGCAAACAAATACTTCGTCACCAACTATCATAGCGACTGGGCTAAGGAAGGACAGCCTGAGACTTGCCAGTTGACTGCTGGAAAAAAGATAGTTGATACCAAGTTGGGTACCCGTGCAGCCATGCAGGAGGAGCCATTCTTTGAACTGGGATTTGATGAGCCTGCCAAGGAAAAAGAAGGCAAGGTGATGCTTGGAACCATCGGATGGCCTGGCAACTTCCGCTTTACCTTCGAGGTGGACAACGTGGGCGCACTTCGTGTCATCCCAGCCATCAACCCATACGCTTCCGACTATAAGTTGAAGGCAGGAGAGACATTTACTACCCCTGAGTTCATCTTCGCCATGAGCGACAATGGCATGGGTGAGGCTTCCCGTAATTTGCATAATTGGGCTCGCCAGTATCAGGTAAACATGGGTATGGAAGATCGCCTTACGCTCTTGAACAACTGGGAGAATACTGGCTTCGACTTCAACCAGCAGAGTCTTGCTGAGTTGATGAAGGATGCAAAGGACTTGGGTGTAGATATGTTCTTGCTCGACGATGGTTGGTTTGCCAACAAGTATCCTCGCAAGGACGACCATGCAGGTCTCGGCGACTGGGAGGCTACCAAGAGCAAGCTGCCAGAGGGAATACCAGGATTGGTAAGAGATGCCAAGAAGGCAGGTGTAAAGTTTGGTATTTGGATTGAGCCAGAGATGGTGAATCCTAAGAGCGAACTCTTTGAAAAGCATCCCGACTGGGTCATCATGCAGCCTAAGCGTGACACTTATTACTATCGCAACCAGTTGGTGCTTGACATCAGCAACCCTAAGGTACAGGATTATGTGTTCGGCATCGTGGATCGCATCATGACGGAGAACCCAGATGTGGCTTACTTCAAGTGGGATTGCAACAGTGTGATTACCAACATCTACTCTCCATATCACAAGGAGAACCAGGGCAACTTCTATATCGACCATGTGCGTGGCATCTACAAGGTACTCACTCGCATCCACAACAAGTATCCTAAGTTGCCTATGATGCTCTGCTCTGGCGGTGGCGGCAGAATGGACTACGAGATGTTGAAATACTTCACCGAGTTTTGGTGCTCTGACGATACAGACCCATTCGAGCGCATCTACATCCAGTGGAGCTTGTCTAAGTTCTTCCCAGCCAAGACCATGGGCTCTCATGTAACCAATTGGAACAAAAATACCAGCGTGAAGTTCCGCACCGATGTTTGCAGCTCTTGCAAGTTGGGCTTCGACATCGACCTCAAGTCACTCTCAAAGGATGACTATAAGTTCGTTCAGAACGCCGTCAAGAACTATGACAGCATGAAACCGATGATCCTCGAAGGCGACCAGTATCGCCTGGTTTCTCCATACGAGGGCAACCACTGTGCTATCAACTATGTAAGCAAGGACAAACAGCGTGCCGTTCTCTTTGCTTACGACTTGCACCCACGCTACAAGGAGCCTGTGATGAACGTGAAGATGCAGGGTTTGGATGCCGATAAAGTATATACTGTCAAGGAGACCAATCTGATGCCTGGAAAGGAATCTGATTTGGAGTGCAATGGTAAACAGTATAGCGGTGACTATCTGATGAAAGTCGGCTTGAATGTATTCAGCCAGACCGATGGAACCAGCCATGTATTGGTATTAGAATAA
- a CDS encoding AMP-binding protein, giving the protein MIERFLKQTKFTSEQDFKEHLEFIIPEDFNFAYDVMDEWAKIKPDHVALLWTSERGEEIRFTYKDLKEQSDKAAAYFQSLGIGHDDKVMLILKRHYQWWLAMLGLHKIGAVAIPATHMLTKHDIVYRNNAASVKAIICCGDDYVVEQIEEAMPESPTVKTLISIGPDIPEGFHDWMKEWNECAPFVRPEHVNSNEDTLLMYFTSGTTGEPKMVAHDHLYALGHLTTGVYWHNLHENSIHLTVADTGWGKAVWGKLYGQWFAGATVFVFDHEKFTADKIMRQIEKYHITSFCAPPTIYRFMIQEDFSKYDLSSLEYCTTAGEAMNPSVAETFQKLTGVQIYEGFGQTETTMTLGTFPWIKPKPGSMGKPNPQYDVHILRPDMTECEDGEKGEICIRIGDNKPLGLFKYYYRDEKQTKSVWHDGYYHTGDMAWRDEEGYFWFEGRIDDVIKSSGYRIGPFEVENALMTHPAVVECAITGVPDPIRGMVVKATVVLKDEYKNMAGPDLIKKLQDHVKHETAPYKYPRIIEFVDELPKTISGKIRRVEIREKDGVK; this is encoded by the coding sequence ATGATTGAGAGATTTTTAAAACAAACTAAATTTACTTCAGAACAAGACTTCAAGGAGCATCTGGAGTTCATTATACCAGAAGATTTCAACTTTGCCTACGATGTAATGGACGAGTGGGCAAAAATCAAGCCAGACCATGTTGCACTGCTTTGGACAAGTGAACGTGGCGAGGAGATACGTTTTACATACAAGGATCTGAAAGAACAGAGCGACAAGGCTGCTGCCTACTTCCAGAGCCTCGGCATTGGTCATGATGATAAGGTAATGCTTATCCTGAAGCGCCACTATCAGTGGTGGCTTGCCATGCTCGGACTCCACAAGATAGGAGCCGTAGCCATTCCTGCCACCCACATGCTCACCAAGCATGACATCGTATATCGCAACAATGCCGCCAGCGTAAAAGCCATCATCTGCTGCGGCGATGATTACGTGGTAGAGCAAATTGAAGAGGCTATGCCAGAGAGTCCTACCGTCAAGACCCTAATCAGTATCGGTCCAGATATTCCTGAAGGTTTCCACGACTGGATGAAGGAGTGGAACGAATGCGCTCCTTTCGTTCGCCCGGAACATGTAAATTCCAATGAAGATACGCTCCTGATGTATTTCACATCAGGTACGACAGGCGAGCCAAAGATGGTGGCCCACGACCACCTCTATGCCCTCGGTCATCTGACCACGGGTGTATATTGGCACAATCTCCACGAGAACTCCATCCACCTGACCGTAGCCGATACCGGTTGGGGAAAGGCTGTTTGGGGCAAACTCTACGGTCAATGGTTTGCCGGAGCTACCGTCTTCGTATTCGATCACGAGAAGTTTACGGCTGATAAGATTATGCGCCAGATAGAAAAATATCATATCACTTCTTTCTGCGCCCCTCCTACTATCTACCGTTTCATGATTCAGGAGGATTTCTCCAAGTACGACCTCAGCAGTCTCGAATATTGTACAACTGCGGGTGAAGCGATGAATCCATCCGTAGCAGAAACCTTCCAGAAACTGACTGGTGTACAGATTTACGAGGGCTTCGGACAGACCGAAACCACCATGACATTAGGAACCTTCCCTTGGATCAAACCAAAACCAGGAAGCATGGGCAAGCCTAACCCACAATATGATGTTCACATCCTTCGCCCAGACATGACAGAGTGTGAGGATGGTGAAAAGGGTGAGATTTGCATCCGCATCGGTGATAACAAACCGCTTGGACTCTTCAAGTATTATTACCGTGACGAAAAGCAGACCAAGTCTGTGTGGCATGACGGTTACTATCACACGGGCGATATGGCTTGGCGTGACGAGGAAGGCTACTTCTGGTTTGAGGGCAGAATCGATGATGTGATCAAGAGTTCCGGTTATCGCATCGGTCCTTTCGAGGTAGAAAATGCCCTGATGACTCATCCTGCCGTAGTAGAGTGCGCCATCACCGGTGTACCAGACCCAATCCGCGGCATGGTAGTCAAGGCAACCGTCGTACTAAAGGATGAATACAAGAATATGGCAGGTCCAGACCTCATCAAGAAGCTGCAGGATCATGTGAAGCACGAGACTGCTCCTTATAAATATCCTCGCATCATCGAATTCGTAGATGAATTGCCAAAGACCATCTCTGGCAAGATTCGAAGAGTAGAGATTCGAGAAAAGGACGGAGTTAAGTGA
- a CDS encoding helix-turn-helix domain-containing protein, whose translation MDEAIKQIGERLKGLREVLNIPAEEVAELCDISLDHYLKIETGEADPSVYRLSKISKRYGIDLDVLLFGEEPRMKGYYVTRKGQGPEIDRNNQYKYQSLAVGFKDRKVNPFMVQVDPLPGNEKPNKNGHDGQEYDYVIEGTLEVTIEEKVMVLNPGDSIYFDSKKQHCFRSLNGEPAKFLCIII comes from the coding sequence ATGGACGAAGCAATCAAGCAAATCGGCGAGAGACTGAAAGGTCTTCGCGAGGTTCTCAACATCCCTGCAGAGGAGGTAGCTGAGCTTTGTGACATCAGTCTCGACCATTATCTCAAAATAGAGACAGGAGAGGCAGACCCTTCTGTGTATCGCCTCTCAAAGATATCCAAGCGGTATGGTATCGACCTTGACGTATTACTCTTCGGCGAGGAACCTCGCATGAAGGGATACTACGTGACCCGCAAGGGACAGGGACCGGAGATTGACCGTAACAACCAATATAAGTACCAGAGCCTTGCCGTTGGTTTCAAAGACAGAAAGGTAAATCCTTTCATGGTTCAGGTTGACCCATTACCTGGTAATGAGAAACCAAATAAGAACGGACACGACGGACAGGAATATGATTATGTGATAGAAGGAACACTTGAGGTAACCATCGAAGAAAAAGTCATGGTACTCAACCCTGGTGACAGCATCTATTTCGACAGCAAGAAACAACATTGTTTCCGTTCCCTCAATGGGGAACCTGCCAAGTTTCTTTGTATCATTATCTAA
- a CDS encoding PQQ-like beta-propeller repeat protein codes for MNYHKNHGNLKRCWRLIFCSLSILLGACTTKVVKQQDNQPIEDSTEIEVNTTVLPLPDTLYPSAERVRYDVEIKDSSDLTLSSLESLYDGEDVLTFRKTLLRDANFGGKVTGTPATIDTAWVFHTYYNTEQTKYGIWGGGSGWTGQPLYHKKRNEIMVGSLCGRVYFIDYNTGKATRQAIDVTNTIKGTPSLDPTLDNLYVGQGVPYHQPFGSLTIDLKKNQITDFFGHDPKARRGWNAFDSSPVVVGDFLFWPGENGCLYKFRRVQGKLTLAAALRYTINGSAPGVENSLCVYRNYGFFGDNHGNILAVNLNTMKPVWSYNNHDDIDGSIVCKVEKDTPYIYCGCEVDKQGNEGICHIVKLDGRNGNRIWNLQIPCKRFTLGEKALDGGMYCTPLLGMGDCSHLLFANICRNGADGKGAGSAEMIAVDIQTGKIVHSTQLNQFAWSSPVGFLNEKNEMYIFTGDSGGTTYLIRAKTGEILCKKHFAHNFESSPLVIGNTAIVGSRQNGIYKFVIK; via the coding sequence ATGAATTACCATAAAAATCATGGCAATCTCAAAAGATGCTGGAGACTTATATTCTGTTCACTAAGCATATTATTAGGTGCCTGCACAACAAAAGTTGTCAAGCAACAAGACAACCAACCTATAGAGGATAGTACTGAAATCGAAGTCAACACAACTGTTCTTCCCCTACCAGACACCTTGTATCCGTCGGCAGAGAGAGTGCGCTACGATGTTGAAATCAAAGATTCCAGCGACCTCACCTTGTCCTCTTTGGAGAGTCTCTATGATGGGGAAGATGTACTGACTTTCAGGAAAACCCTACTGCGTGATGCCAACTTTGGCGGTAAGGTAACAGGAACACCTGCTACCATAGACACGGCATGGGTATTTCATACCTATTATAATACAGAGCAGACGAAATATGGAATCTGGGGAGGAGGTTCCGGATGGACAGGTCAGCCTCTTTATCACAAGAAGAGAAATGAGATTATGGTTGGATCTCTATGCGGCAGAGTCTATTTCATCGACTACAATACAGGAAAGGCGACAAGACAAGCAATAGACGTGACCAACACGATAAAGGGAACTCCATCGCTCGATCCTACTCTCGACAACCTCTATGTCGGACAGGGTGTTCCCTATCACCAACCATTCGGAAGTTTGACCATAGATCTGAAAAAGAACCAGATAACCGATTTCTTCGGACATGACCCAAAAGCACGCCGCGGTTGGAATGCTTTCGACTCATCGCCAGTAGTCGTAGGAGACTTCCTTTTCTGGCCTGGCGAAAACGGATGTCTGTATAAATTCCGCAGAGTCCAAGGCAAGCTTACACTTGCAGCAGCATTACGCTATACCATCAACGGTTCGGCTCCTGGAGTAGAGAACAGTCTCTGCGTATATCGCAACTACGGTTTCTTCGGAGACAATCATGGCAACATTCTTGCCGTCAACTTAAATACGATGAAACCAGTTTGGAGTTACAACAACCATGACGACATAGATGGCAGTATCGTATGCAAAGTAGAAAAAGACACACCTTATATATATTGTGGCTGCGAAGTGGACAAACAGGGAAATGAAGGTATTTGTCATATCGTAAAATTGGATGGAAGAAACGGCAATCGTATCTGGAATTTGCAGATACCTTGCAAACGCTTTACCTTAGGAGAAAAGGCGCTTGATGGCGGTATGTATTGTACTCCATTATTAGGAATGGGCGATTGCAGCCATCTTCTTTTCGCCAATATTTGCCGAAACGGAGCTGATGGAAAGGGAGCAGGATCTGCCGAAATGATAGCCGTCGATATTCAAACAGGTAAGATAGTCCACTCGACCCAGCTGAACCAGTTTGCGTGGTCATCACCTGTAGGATTCTTAAACGAGAAGAACGAAATGTATATTTTCACAGGCGACTCTGGTGGAACCACATATCTTATCCGCGCCAAGACCGGAGAAATACTGTGTAAGAAGCATTTTGCTCACAACTTTGAATCATCGCCATTGGTCATTGGCAATACCGCTATCGTAGGCTCCCGACAAAACGGAATCTATAAATTCGTTATCAAATAG
- the proC gene encoding pyrroline-5-carboxylate reductase has translation MKITIIGAGAMGGAMAEGLLKSENFTPSDITVSDHNQPVLDHFASEGASVTLDNQLACHGADIVCVVVKPWCVEKTLKGIKDVLDYKSQKLVVVAAGVPSANIKEWLDKDGSTPTFFLVMPNIAIAYKQSMTFITPIDASATESKQITDIFDELGESLIMEERLFPAATAMSCAIAYAMRYVRANVEGGVEMGFKAKDAQKIVLQTVKGAVELLQETGEHPEAAIDKVTTPGGCTIKGLNTMEQGGFTSAVINGLLAGKK, from the coding sequence ATGAAAATAACAATTATCGGAGCTGGTGCTATGGGCGGTGCCATGGCAGAAGGCTTATTGAAGAGTGAGAACTTCACTCCTTCAGATATTACGGTATCTGACCACAACCAACCAGTATTGGATCACTTCGCAAGCGAAGGAGCCAGCGTAACCCTCGACAACCAGTTGGCTTGTCACGGCGCAGATATCGTATGCGTAGTTGTAAAGCCTTGGTGCGTGGAGAAAACTTTGAAAGGTATCAAGGATGTACTTGACTACAAAAGCCAGAAACTCGTAGTAGTTGCAGCCGGTGTTCCATCAGCCAATATCAAGGAATGGCTTGACAAGGACGGTTCTACCCCAACATTCTTCCTGGTAATGCCAAATATCGCTATCGCTTACAAACAGTCGATGACATTCATCACTCCAATTGATGCATCTGCTACAGAGAGTAAGCAAATTACAGATATATTTGATGAATTGGGCGAGAGCCTCATCATGGAAGAACGCCTTTTCCCTGCAGCCACAGCCATGTCATGTGCCATTGCTTATGCGATGCGCTATGTAAGAGCCAATGTGGAAGGCGGCGTAGAGATGGGCTTCAAAGCTAAGGATGCACAGAAGATTGTACTCCAGACTGTGAAGGGTGCTGTAGAATTACTGCAAGAGACAGGCGAACACCCAGAGGCTGCCATTGATAAGGTTACTACTCCTGGCGGCTGTACCATCAAGGGTCTCAACACCATGGAACAAGGAGGTTTCACTTCTGCCGTCATCAACGGCTTGCTGGCAGGTAAAAAATAA
- a CDS encoding outer membrane beta-barrel protein, with the protein MKINFILGSALLLSQPLCAQNEEVKDTLTTQMMMQNLPEVFVKATRPIVKAERGQLVYNIPLLIEKMPADNAYDALTRIPGVNELNGNINYAGKELTLIINGKPTTLNYAQLAERLKAMPASQLAKAEVMLAAPARLHVRGMVINLITKDYVGKNLLSGQIQSIWSQSKYGEGEGKGNLLFQKGKFGLDAMYSFTDGTSYGETTTNANHPLQGKRVAYHDKTSQKTLGLTHNYRLGLSYAFADNHQLSLAYTGKWDSSHPHHETMGTGTSQQQGNEHTYLHNVDASYNLPFGLQIGISYINYQNPSQQYLEGTILDEERILYTNSKQVIDKWLFTADQSHSLKKGWELSYGMKFQNSNNRSYQATTNKDGADIPDATSQVNIEERILSFYGGISKQINERISLEASVEAEQYHSPQWNKWHIYPTLNASWKANPGNILNLSFSSSSQFPSYWSTMSSIYYASTYMEIWGNPHLKPYSTYETDLMWTIKSRHTLMVFAEFQPNYSVQLPYQTTDHLAVIMKETNFDYNHTMGIRASTTFGIGNWLEGNVSVTGIYRHDKSNDFFDLTFNRKHISAILAGNLSAQLSRSHHIHFILNPFYQSKAIQGLYDIKSVFLLNAMLRWASDNDKWSIVIKGSNIFNEGFSTKSVQGNQDYHMNIKQDWASASISIIYKIGKYKEKNTKDVDTSRMGVN; encoded by the coding sequence ATGAAAATAAATTTTATCTTAGGTTCAGCATTATTGCTGAGCCAGCCCCTTTGCGCTCAAAACGAAGAGGTAAAAGACACGCTTACCACCCAGATGATGATGCAAAACCTGCCCGAGGTTTTCGTCAAGGCGACACGTCCTATCGTCAAGGCTGAAAGAGGACAGTTGGTTTACAACATACCACTGCTCATAGAGAAAATGCCGGCAGACAACGCTTATGATGCCCTTACACGAATACCAGGAGTAAACGAACTAAACGGCAACATCAATTATGCAGGAAAGGAACTGACTCTCATCATCAACGGCAAACCAACCACGCTCAATTATGCACAACTGGCAGAGCGATTAAAAGCCATGCCCGCATCACAATTAGCCAAAGCCGAAGTGATGCTGGCAGCGCCAGCACGCTTACATGTTCGTGGAATGGTCATCAACCTGATTACCAAAGACTATGTAGGAAAGAACCTGCTTTCAGGACAAATACAAAGCATCTGGAGCCAAAGCAAATACGGAGAAGGGGAAGGCAAAGGCAACCTGCTGTTCCAAAAAGGAAAATTCGGACTGGATGCCATGTATTCATTTACAGATGGAACATCATACGGTGAAACTACTACCAATGCCAATCATCCCCTTCAAGGGAAACGAGTAGCGTATCATGACAAGACCTCACAGAAAACCCTTGGATTGACTCACAACTATCGCTTGGGACTGAGTTATGCATTTGCTGATAACCACCAGCTATCCCTGGCATATACAGGAAAATGGGACAGCAGTCATCCTCATCATGAAACGATGGGAACAGGCACATCCCAGCAACAGGGCAATGAACATACCTACCTGCACAATGTAGATGCCAGCTACAACCTGCCCTTTGGACTACAAATAGGCATATCCTATATCAACTACCAAAATCCCAGCCAGCAATATCTGGAAGGAACAATACTTGACGAAGAACGTATTCTATACACAAACAGCAAGCAGGTAATAGACAAATGGCTTTTCACCGCCGATCAATCCCACTCATTGAAGAAGGGTTGGGAACTGTCGTATGGTATGAAATTCCAAAACAGCAACAACAGAAGCTACCAAGCCACGACCAACAAGGATGGAGCAGACATTCCAGATGCAACCAGCCAGGTGAATATCGAAGAAAGAATCTTGAGTTTCTATGGCGGCATTAGCAAACAAATAAACGAGCGAATCAGCTTGGAAGCCTCTGTAGAAGCGGAGCAGTACCATTCTCCACAATGGAACAAATGGCATATTTATCCCACACTTAATGCATCGTGGAAAGCCAATCCTGGCAACATACTCAACTTATCCTTCAGTTCCAGCTCACAGTTTCCTAGCTATTGGTCAACTATGAGCAGCATTTACTATGCCTCTACCTATATGGAGATATGGGGAAATCCTCATCTCAAGCCTTACTCTACATACGAGACCGACTTGATGTGGACGATCAAAAGTCGCCATACATTGATGGTATTTGCAGAGTTCCAACCCAACTATTCTGTGCAGTTGCCTTATCAGACTACCGACCACCTGGCAGTCATCATGAAGGAGACCAATTTCGACTATAACCATACTATGGGCATTAGAGCATCGACGACTTTCGGAATAGGCAATTGGCTGGAGGGAAATGTTTCTGTCACAGGAATCTACAGACATGACAAGAGTAACGATTTCTTTGACTTGACCTTCAATCGCAAACATATCTCTGCCATTCTTGCCGGAAATCTATCCGCCCAGCTTAGCCGAAGCCATCACATCCATTTCATACTTAACCCATTCTATCAGTCGAAAGCCATTCAAGGACTCTATGACATCAAATCAGTCTTTCTCCTGAATGCTATGTTGAGGTGGGCTTCCGATAATGATAAATGGAGCATTGTGATTAAAGGCAGCAATATCTTCAACGAGGGATTCTCTACAAAATCAGTACAAGGCAATCAAGATTATCACATGAATATCAAGCAAGATTGGGCATCAGCCTCCATCTCCATCATCTACAAGATAGGCAAGTACAAGGAGAAGAATACTAAGGACGTGGATACTTCCAGAATGGGAGTAAACTAG
- a CDS encoding tetratricopeptide repeat protein, with translation MKQFRLILILWLCMAMNGKANETTANLLQQGDSCLSRYDVFHATQYYQKYLETNPSHLEARRKLASCYRKVGNYTACISCLDKIPSDSINHEDMRMYYYAYLNQNNNDKVSLWGERIAFLFPYDSEIIASLAVHYNGVNKPDRAEKVTKNYISQCDSTNLYVNKEYAYSLFMQFKYDEAIPLYDKLIAQGFDNFESNFILGLCYEDQPDNEKALKHYQKAVQFKSDNATCLFHLALIEKSFCMDSLSMAHFNQSLEVSLPKDRALRTYKWLADLHFQHSRYADAARDFELSILYDEEDDPLNYYNATQMFIASKNKLKAKLYLQMFLANANKLEDKKEAAQLISKAKEQLKQ, from the coding sequence ATGAAACAGTTTAGATTGATCCTTATATTATGGCTATGTATGGCAATGAATGGCAAGGCCAACGAGACCACAGCTAATTTACTTCAACAAGGAGATAGCTGTTTGAGTAGATATGATGTATTTCATGCAACCCAATACTACCAAAAGTATTTGGAAACGAATCCATCTCACCTGGAAGCACGCAGGAAACTGGCTTCCTGCTATCGGAAAGTAGGCAACTACACCGCCTGCATTTCTTGCCTTGACAAAATTCCATCAGATAGCATCAACCACGAAGACATGCGAATGTACTATTATGCTTATCTCAATCAGAACAACAATGACAAGGTTTCTCTCTGGGGGGAACGCATCGCATTCTTATTCCCTTACGACAGTGAAATTATCGCTTCGCTTGCCGTGCATTACAATGGGGTGAACAAACCAGACAGAGCAGAAAAAGTGACGAAGAATTACATTTCTCAATGTGATTCTACGAACTTATATGTAAACAAGGAATATGCCTATTCCCTATTCATGCAATTCAAATACGATGAGGCTATACCCTTGTATGATAAACTGATAGCACAAGGATTTGATAATTTCGAATCCAACTTCATCCTTGGTCTCTGTTATGAGGACCAGCCGGACAATGAAAAGGCGCTGAAACATTACCAGAAAGCAGTTCAGTTCAAAAGCGACAATGCCACTTGCCTTTTCCACTTGGCTTTGATAGAGAAATCCTTCTGCATGGATTCATTGTCTATGGCTCATTTCAACCAGTCGTTAGAGGTTTCCTTGCCAAAAGACAGAGCTTTGCGAACCTATAAATGGCTAGCCGACTTACATTTTCAACACAGCCGATATGCAGACGCAGCACGTGACTTTGAGTTAAGCATCCTTTACGATGAAGAAGACGACCCGCTCAACTATTACAATGCCACCCAAATGTTCATCGCTTCCAAGAACAAGCTGAAAGCGAAACTGTATCTCCAGATGTTCTTAGCAAATGCAAACAAACTGGAAGATAAAAAAGAGGCAGCACAACTCATATCCAAAGCCAAAGAGCAACTCAAGCAATAA
- a CDS encoding energy transducer TonB, which produces MKGKDNQEETYFLGKAQETRYTKSHIYKKVFGIAACVIVIIGITIVLMFKQQSVSQPHVLKTIAVLPEGGQMPIFNGNGDINDFLRWVMTNIQYPKGLEDKPARVVINFTVQKDGTLGLFKVLEAPKEKAYEQTVIELLKRSPHWKPARLSDGEEVNMEFTLPVVFTPEVRKK; this is translated from the coding sequence ATGAAAGGAAAAGACAATCAGGAAGAAACTTATTTCCTGGGCAAAGCACAGGAAACAAGATACACAAAATCTCATATATATAAAAAGGTATTTGGGATAGCCGCTTGCGTGATAGTAATAATAGGTATAACCATCGTCCTTATGTTCAAACAGCAAAGCGTATCACAACCTCATGTATTAAAGACGATAGCAGTTTTGCCAGAAGGTGGCCAGATGCCTATCTTCAACGGCAATGGCGACATCAACGATTTCTTGAGATGGGTGATGACAAACATCCAATATCCTAAAGGATTGGAAGACAAGCCTGCACGAGTAGTCATCAACTTCACCGTGCAAAAGGATGGAACATTGGGATTGTTTAAAGTTCTCGAAGCTCCCAAAGAAAAAGCCTACGAGCAGACTGTGATTGAACTTCTCAAGAGAAGCCCTCATTGGAAGCCTGCTCGACTCTCCGATGGCGAAGAAGTCAACATGGAGTTTACCTTGCCTGTCGTTTTCACTCCCGAAGTAAGAAAGAAATAA
- a CDS encoding LytTR family DNA-binding domain-containing protein, translating into MEEFLIISNANFLLRVASEQIAYVCSEGSYCNLRLTNGDEYTFSFNLVVFEKKIVEQLAQTAHFFARVGRNYIINSQHIFSINLNTSELVLYNEWFREKFTLHVSKEPLKQLKALLDNPIKS; encoded by the coding sequence ATGGAAGAATTTCTCATCATATCAAATGCCAACTTCTTGCTCAGAGTGGCTTCCGAACAGATAGCATACGTCTGTTCGGAAGGAAGCTATTGCAATCTTCGACTCACCAACGGTGATGAATACACCTTCTCGTTCAACCTTGTGGTCTTTGAGAAGAAAATAGTAGAGCAACTTGCCCAAACGGCACACTTCTTCGCTCGTGTTGGCAGAAACTACATTATTAATAGTCAGCACATTTTCAGCATCAACCTCAACACTTCAGAACTAGTCTTGTACAACGAGTGGTTTCGCGAGAAATTCACCCTGCACGTCAGCAAGGAACCACTCAAACAATTAAAAGCACTTTTAGACAACCCCATAAAATCGTAA